A stretch of DNA from Cyanobacterium stanieri LEGE 03274:
TGCTTAAGATTTTCCCCCTAATTTCTTGATTTAACCAATAGGTATTACTAGATAAGGATTTTAAACTTTGGGGGGTAACTTGCCAAGATTGTTGGGGTGCAAATAAGATTAACTCTGCTTTTTCTCCTGCTTGTAAACTAATGGGCTTTTGATTAAAACACCGTAAAGGATTCACGCTGAGTGCTTCCCAGAGTTTAAGGGCGCTCAAAGTTCGGGTATTTACCAAATTATCCCACAACAAAGGCAAGATTAACTCATAACCGATCGCCCCAGGGGGTGATTCTGAAAAAGCAACGGTATTTTCTTCATAGGTGTAGGGGGTATGGTCAACGGCGATGGCATCGATAACCCCATTTTTTATGCCCTCAACGAGGGCTAGACGGTCATTTTCTGCCCCTAACGGGGGGTTTAACTTCAAATTGGGGTCGTAACTCTCTACCGCCTCGCTATTAAGTAAAAGATGATGCCAATTAACACTGGCGGTGATGGGTAAACCTTCCTCCTTGGCTTGGGCGATTAATTTTACCCCCCTTTCGGTGGAAACCCTCATTAAATGAACCTTGGTTCTAGTCAGGGCTACTAATTCAATGATAGAGGCGATCGCAACGGTTTCACTAATAGCAGGACAACCCACCAAACCAAGACGCACAGAAGTACTATTTTCCCTCACCACCCCAGCCCCTCGCAACTGCATATTACTAGGGGAAAGAGCCACGGGCAAATCAAAAGGGTGAGCATACTCCAACATCCGTCGCAACAACAAAAGATTGTCACAGGGTTGATTATCCGTAAAACCCACCACCCCCGCATCAGCCAAAGAAGCCAATTCCGCCATGACATCCCCCTTCAAACCATTCGTTAAAGCACCCCATAAATAAAAATGAGCAGGTAAATCCCTCCCCCGACTCTCAATCAAAGCACAAATAGCAGGATTATCAATCACAGGATTAGTATTAGGCAAAATTGCCCCTCGACTAAAACCCCCTGCCCTCATGGCTTCACTCAGACTCATAAGGGTTTCCCTATCCTCATATCCAGGCTCACCACTACTGCTATATATATCCACCAGTGCCGGGGCAACAATCAAATTATCTCCCTCAACCACTTCCGTCGCAAGATGATCATAGCTCAGATTTTGTCCAATTTTATCAATCTGCCCATCTATCACCAATACATCAGTAATATCATCCACTGCACACACAGGATTTAAGATTCTCACCTGTCGATAAATTTGAGAATTAGGTTTCACCGTCATTAACACTTTTACTTATGAGGGAGCAGAAAATCTTTTTTCTCTTCCTTGTCCGACTTACCATTTTACGCTCAAATCTCCTTCTATCCAAGATTAATTTTTGTAACTTTTTAGTTAAAATGTAGCATTTTATACAGAAATAATGTTTAAATAGGATCAATTAAGAAAAACTTTTAAATTAATTGACTAGGAGAAAGAATTATGAACACTGAAAGCCAAGCCCGTCGTCTCATGATGCGTCACCACCACGCCATCAAAAATCGTCAGCAATCCATGTTAGGTAGAGTCGCATCGGAAATCGGCATGGATATTAATCCGGGGGAATATTCTGGAGGTACTCAGGGTAAACCCAATTCTAGCTTTCGTGTCAGTTACGATCGCAGCGGTGCTTCCTTAAGCTAGAAAATATATATTGATTGATTATTTTTTATTACTGTCAAATTCCCATTCATGATGACTAATTTACCCTAGAGACGTGCTATTCTGCGTCTCTGTTTTTTTGTGAAAATGGTAATCCATAGCCGTTGTTAAACTACTGTAAAATAGTAAGTATTGCCTTTAAAAAATAACGGGAAAATGATTAACAGTAAAATCACCTTATACAACAGTCTTTCCAATCGAGAAGAAGAATTTAATACCGTCACCGAAAACGAAGTAAAAATGTATTGTTGCGGTATTACTGTATATGATTACTGTCATTTAGGTCATGCCCGTACTTGTATTGTTTGGGATGTAGTGAGAAAATATCTACAATGGCGCGGCTATAAAGTTACTTATATCCAAAACTTCACAGACATCGATGATAAAATTTTAAACCGTGCTAGGCAAGAAAATAGCTCCATGGAAGAAGTTTCAGAGCGTTTTATTAAAGCCTATTTCGAGGATATGGAAAAACTCAATGTTACCCCTGCTGATGCCTATCCTCGAGCCACCCATGCCCTTGATGGTATCAAAAAATTAGTCTGGGAATTAGAACAAAAAGGCTATGCCTATGAAAAGGGCGGCGATGTTTATTATTCTGTTAACAAGTTTAGCCCCTACGGTAAATTATCAGGACGTAAATTAGAAGACTTACAAGCGGGGGCAGGGGGTAGAGTTAATCAATCGGGGGTAGAAAAAGAAAACTCCTTCGATTTTGCCCTTTGGAAATCCGCTAAACCCGGTGAGCCTAGTTTTGATTCCCCTTGGGGTAAAGGGCGCCCCGGATGGCACATTGAATGCTCGGCCATGGTGCGAGAAATGTTGGGGGAAACCATTGATATTCATGCAGGGGGTAATGATTTAATTTTTCCTCACCACGAAAACGAAATCGCCCAATCGGAGGCGGTGACGGGTAAATCCTTGGCTAACTATTGGATGCACAATGGTATGGTAAAGGTTGAAGGGGAAAAGATGTCTAAATCTTTGGGTAATTTTATCACTATCCGAGAATTGTTAGAGCAATACGAGCCGATGGCGGTAAGGTTGTTTGTTTTACAGGCTAATTATCGTAAGCCCATAGATTTTACCAAGGATGCCATGGAGTCAGCTACCAATGGTTGGCATACCTTCGCTGAAGGTTTACAGTTTGGTTTAAAACATGGTGAAGCCTTAAATTGGACACCAAAGACCCAGCATAGCATCATTAAATCTGTTCAGGAGCGTTTTTGTCAAGAGGTTGACCGAGATTTTAACTTTGCTGCGGGTATTGCCATTTTATTTGATTTGGCTAAGGAGTTACGAAAAGAAGCAAATATTTTGATTCATGAGGGCAAAACTACCATATCATCCCAAGAGTTGGGGGATAAGTGGTACACCTTAACGAGTTTGGCTCGTGTGTTAGGCTTAGAGGATAATTATGATGAGTCTGAGTCTATTTCAAATCAAATGAGTGATGAGGAAGTTGAAGCCCTTGTTCAAGAAAGGATTGTTGCCCGTCAAAATAAAAATTATGCACAGGGCGATCGCATTCGGGATATATTAAAAGAGCAAGGTGTTACCCTCATTGATAGTCCTGGAGGTGTGACAAAATGGCATCGTTAACATAATTTTCTGCCGTTGGAATCGAGACAAGTATGGTTAGGTAATTTTATTTTTAAGGTATTGCTTGTTCGATATTTTTCCGTTTATTTTTTACTATGAAGAATAAAGTTAAACAAATTAATGTTGGTTTATTTGCCCTAATAATTTTGGCCTATTTGGGTAACTACTTTAATTTGAGATTATTTTTTGGTGTTGACTTTATTTTTGGTAGTATTTTTGTT
This window harbors:
- a CDS encoding dihydroorotase; the encoded protein is MTVKPNSQIYRQVRILNPVCAVDDITDVLVIDGQIDKIGQNLSYDHLATEVVEGDNLIVAPALVDIYSSSGEPGYEDRETLMSLSEAMRAGGFSRGAILPNTNPVIDNPAICALIESRGRDLPAHFYLWGALTNGLKGDVMAELASLADAGVVGFTDNQPCDNLLLLRRMLEYAHPFDLPVALSPSNMQLRGAGVVRENSTSVRLGLVGCPAISETVAIASIIELVALTRTKVHLMRVSTERGVKLIAQAKEEGLPITASVNWHHLLLNSEAVESYDPNLKLNPPLGAENDRLALVEGIKNGVIDAIAVDHTPYTYEENTVAFSESPPGAIGYELILPLLWDNLVNTRTLSALKLWEALSVNPLRCFNQKPISLQAGEKAELILFAPQQSWQVTPQSLKSLSSNTYWLNQEIRGKILSN
- the cysS gene encoding cysteine--tRNA ligase; translated protein: MINSKITLYNSLSNREEEFNTVTENEVKMYCCGITVYDYCHLGHARTCIVWDVVRKYLQWRGYKVTYIQNFTDIDDKILNRARQENSSMEEVSERFIKAYFEDMEKLNVTPADAYPRATHALDGIKKLVWELEQKGYAYEKGGDVYYSVNKFSPYGKLSGRKLEDLQAGAGGRVNQSGVEKENSFDFALWKSAKPGEPSFDSPWGKGRPGWHIECSAMVREMLGETIDIHAGGNDLIFPHHENEIAQSEAVTGKSLANYWMHNGMVKVEGEKMSKSLGNFITIRELLEQYEPMAVRLFVLQANYRKPIDFTKDAMESATNGWHTFAEGLQFGLKHGEALNWTPKTQHSIIKSVQERFCQEVDRDFNFAAGIAILFDLAKELRKEANILIHEGKTTISSQELGDKWYTLTSLARVLGLEDNYDESESISNQMSDEEVEALVQERIVARQNKNYAQGDRIRDILKEQGVTLIDSPGGVTKWHR